A single window of Dermochelys coriacea isolate rDerCor1 chromosome 2, rDerCor1.pri.v4, whole genome shotgun sequence DNA harbors:
- the LOC119850527 gene encoding 40S ribosomal protein S15-like: protein MAEVEQKKKRTFRKFTYSGGVLDQPLDMSYEQLMQLHIAHQHRCLNRGLRRKQHSLLKCRRKAKKEALPMEKLEIVKTHLHDMIILTKMVGSMVGVYNVKTFNQVEIKPEMIGRYLGNFSITYKPVKHGKPGIGATHSSRFIPLK from the coding sequence atggcagaagtcGAACAGAAGAAGAAACGGACCTTTAGGAAATTCACCTACAGTGGTGGTGTTCTGGATCAGCCCCTCGATATGTCCTACGAGCAGCTGATGCAGCTGCACATTGCTCACCAGCACAGGTGTCTAAACCGCGGCCTGCGTCGTAAGCAACATTCCCTCCTGAAGTGCCGTCGCAAGGCCAAGAAGGAGGCCCTTCCCATGGAGAAGCTAGAGATAGTCAAAACTCACTTGCACGACATGATCATCCTCACCAAGATGGTGGGCAGCATGGTTGGTGTATACAATGTCAAAACTTTCAACCAGGTGGAAATCAAGCCCGAGATGATTGGCCGCTACCTGGGCAACTTTTCCATCACTTACAAGCCAGTGAAACACGGCAAACCTGGTATCGGTGCCACCCACTCATCTAGGTTCATTCCTCTGAAGTAA